CTAACCCAGATACAGCACTGGAAAAAATTGATGCCGCATATATGGCAGGTTGTCGTCGTTTTGATGGTGCTATCAATGGATATGGCGGATGCCCTATGGCTAAGGATGATCTTGTTGGAAACATAGCTACTGAAACTATTGTATCCTATTTAGAGACAAAAAATCCCAAATTGGGACTTGATAAAAGGTTTTTTTCTGAGGCGCTGTCGTCAGCACCTTCTATTTTTACTCAATTTCACTGATTTACATTTATTTTAAATTTTTAGCATTCTTTTTGGTTGGATTTTGTTACCCCTGAAAAACCAATAAGATTCTAAAATGAGAAAAATTATGATTGTGGCCGTTGGTCTGATCCTTTCAGTTACCTCGTACGGACAAACAGCCGCTGAATTTACGGACAAAGGAAAAAAGCTTTATGAACAGCGCGAATATATGCAGGCTGTTATCAACTACAATAAAGCCATTGAAATTGATCCCAACTATGCCCAGGCATACTACATGCGAGGAAAAATCAAAGAGGCCTTTGAAGATATTCATGGAGCAATGAAGGACTTCAATACGGCCATTGAAAAGAACACTAAATATTCAGAGGCCTATTTTGCCAGAGGCAATATCAAATACCGTCTCCAGGATTACTATGGAGCGATTGAAGACTATTCTTCAACCATAGAGATGGATCCTAACAATCTGGATGCCTACTACAGAAGAGGGCAGGCCAAACAACAATTAGAGGCTTATCAGGATGCGATCAATGACTGCTCGAAAATAATAGAACTTAATCCGAAAAACGTGGATGCTTATTACCTCCGTGGCGTGCTCAGGTTGGAGTTTGGGCAGCTGCAACAGGGATGCCTTGATCTGAGTAAGGCTGGTGAGCTTGGTGATTTGAAGGCCTATGATATTATAAGAGAAAAGTGCAATCAGCGTATATATACTACTGATAACGACAAAGACAATTAATCGGGGTTTTTCATGGTAAAAAGGGCTCTGCTTCGGTGGAGTCCTTTTTTTTGATCAAGCGGAATTATCGGGAGGACACTGACTCTTCGACAGCTATCAGCAAAATCAGGATTAAAACAGTAATAGGCGTGATTTACTTATTTTCACGGTAAACTTTACGTTGTGAATTTTATCTCCGATCCGTTTGCTCCACTGCTTTTTAGCTTAATTTTTTTATCTGATATTCATGTCAAACCTGTTACAGTTTGCCTGTCGTGTTTATTCGGGGTGATTCAGAAACGACCAAAGAACCAAAACTTAAAACTGGATATTGCAGCCAGAGAAATATTAAGCAGTTACTCTTATTCACAATGATATCTATATAAAATCGCTGCCTTTTCATATCCAAGTTCAAGTGCTTTGGCAAAATCATGGCAGGCCGCGGTACTATCGGAGTAACTAATTTCATTCATTCCTCTGTAGTAGTAAGACATGGCATGCTTTGGGTTCAGTTCAATAACCTTGGAGTATGTTTCAGCTGCCTTTTTATACATCTCCTGATTCTGTAAACACCAGGCTTTGCCAAACCAGGCGGTCGGCAGGTGAACATTGCGTTCAATAAGGTAGTTGAAGTTCTTTTCACCTTTCTCATATTCATATAAGCTAAATGCATTCAAAAGACCAAATTGAAGTTCAAGGCTATCGGTAGGGTAGTGGAGCGAATCAGCTGCATTCAGAGCTTTCATCGACTCTGTGTAATTTCCCAGTCCTTTGTAGGACAAGGCCTTCAGAAAATACAATTCTGCATACTCAACCTGTTTTTCAGCATGCTCCAGTCCACGATTGGCAAAATATAGCCCTTGTTCATAACTTCGAAGGTTATACACTGATACTTTGCTTCCGGTTATACCAGCTTCAACTGCTCGACCTCCGAAAGTGGTAATGGCACGCTCAAAATGATTGAGAGACTGGTAATATTCCTGCTTTTCAAGTGCCTCAATGCCTCTTTCATATGAAGTTATTGAAGATTTATAAATCAGTCCGATTGGGATCAATATTATCGCCATAATAAAAGCGATGATGAATATCCGGGCATACATCCAGGCAGTAGGCGTATATCTTCTTTTTTCTGTCGTGTAATAAGCTTGTCTTGGTGAATATTTTGGAGTATCCGTGTATAAACGCTGTTGTTCTAAGGCCTGATCAAAGCGTAACTTTTCAACAGGATCAGTCAATATTTTGTGAGCAATATTAACTCTTTTGAATTTCTCTTCGTAGTCAGGTTTACCCGGATTCTTATCGGGGTGATATTTTTTTGCCAACAAACGATAGGCACGCTTTATTTCTTCCTGTGAGGCAAAGTTATCAAGTCCTAAAATGTGATAATAATTATCTCTCATTTACTGTTGGCGAGCTTATAGCTTTTACCCGGTAAGGAATTAACGAATCCTTTGAATTCCAGGTTCAGTAAAACTGAAGCCAACTTGCCTACCGGAAGCTGGGTTTGCCAGCTTAGGTTATCTATGGCAATTGCATTGCCATGTTTTTTTAGTTCTGAAAATACCAATACTTCTTCGTCATCTAGCGAAGATATATCAATTAGCGGTTCTTGCTTTTCCTTACCCTCCCCCGAAGGTTCCCAATTCATAATATATTCCAGATCTTTAATGCCGGTTAAAAGATGCGCTTTGTTCGTTTTGATCAGGTCGTTACAACCTTCGGAAAAAGAACTTTTCAGGTCACCTGGTACAGCGAATACATCTTTGCTATAGCTATTGGCAATTTCTGCGGTGATTAAAGCGCCGCCTTTTTTAGCGGCCTCAACCACAACAATGGCATCCGCCATTCCAGCTATGATTCTGTTACGTGCCGGAAATTTCGGAGCATCAGGTTTACTGCCAAAACTATGTTCGGTAAGTATACCACCATGTTCAGTCATCTGACGGGCTGTTTCCTTGTGCAGGGCAGGATATATGATGTCTATCCCACTGGCCATTACACCTACGGTAGGTAAGCCCGATTTTAAAGAACATTTATGGGCTTGGATATCAATGCCATAAGCCAGACCACTTACGATTAGTGTATTATGTGCTTTTAACTCCTCAATGAATTCAGCCGTAAAATCCCTGCCGTACTGGGTTGCGTTTCTTGTTCCCACAAGGGCTACCACTTTTGCTGTATTAAGGTCAGCATTTCCCTTATAGTACAGCAGTGAAGGGGCATTGTTGATATGTTTAAGTCTTTGAGGAAAATCTTTATCTGAGTAGAGCAACAGGCGGGTATTTTCTTTCTCCGCCCTGATCAATTCTTCTTCAGCTTTCGAAAAAGGTCTATGTTCTAGAATGGATTTGGCTATTGCAGGGCCGATACCCGGTATTTTAAGAAGTTTTGCCTTGGGAAGCTTAAATACATTTTCTGCTGACCCGGCATAGCTAACAAGTTGTTTTACTGTGAAATTTCCGATTCCGGGAATAAAATGCAGTGCCAGTTGAGCCAGCCGGTTCTGATCCATGTTTTAAATGCGCTTAGGGAATCTGCTGTCTCAATTCCTGAAGGAATTCTTTTACCTTGCTTAAAGAATCGATCATGTCCATCTTATCTTTCACTGCATTAGAGTCATTTTTAAGCATGTCTTTAGCACCCTGAAGTGTGAAGCCTCGCTCTTTGACCAGGTGATAGATAAGTTTTACATTGTCAATATCTTCTTTTGTAAACTGACGATTGCCCTTACGGTTCTTTTTAGGTTTGATAATGTCGAATTCGGTTTCCCAGAACCGAATTAATGAAGTTGCCACGTTGAACATAGCTGCCACCTCTCCAATGGCATAATACTTCTTCTCTATGGTCTTCTCTTTATAAGGCATGGATAAATTCAGTCTTGAATATAAGTAATTATACCGCTATCGTCAATTTTTATTTTTACTTCCGGGAAATCTTTTTCGGTAAGCTGCTGCAAACGAGTGATGACTCGCTTCTGAGGGTCGATGCTTGGGCCTCCCGGAGATAATTGAATTACAGGAGTGATCTCCCCTTTGATAAAATTGCCCTGGCTGTCGGTAAAAACTTTAATGATCGGGGCCAGTCCGTTATCTCCTCTTAAATTAAACCGGGCATAGGTACAAAAGTTACCGAGGCTATACGAAATAAACCTGTTTTTATAAACTTCAACCGCTCTGGTCACGTGTGGGCCGTGCCCAAAAACGATGTCAGCGCCTGCGTCTATTACCTGATGGGCAAACAGGTACACATTGCCGCGGTTTTCTCCGTAGAAGTACTCATTTTTTCTGGGTACATGTTGATATTTACTTCCTTCTGCACCACCATGAAAGCTAACGATAACTATATCACTGATGGAGTCGAGGTGAGCCACTATTTTTTGTGCATTTGCAATATCGTTGATGCTTACGGTACCAGTGTTTGGTGCAAACGCTGCAAAACCGTAGCGCATTCCTTCTTTCTCAAAAGTAGTGTAGGGGTGGGTCAGTAAGCCTGCATGTTTAATACCTAGTGAATCCAATACCTTCATGGTATTTTTCCTTCCCGGATTGCCAAAATCCCCGGCATGGTTGTTAGCTGTACTCATTACGTCAAAGCCGGCATGCACAAGGTTCTGTGCCAGGTATTCCGGTGACCTGAATATGTAGCATACCTTAGGGTCTTTGCAATATTTAGCGTCACCGCCACTGTTAAGGATGACACCTTCCAGATTTCCGAATGTAACATCTGCATTTCTGAGGATGGTATCGACCTCGGCGAGTAGTTGGGTTCCGTGGTTTGGAGGTAAGTACCAGTTTTCCGGGTAATTGGTTCCCATCATGATGTCCCCAACACCAATGATTGACAGGGTGTCTTTAAGTACACGGTGTACGCTGATGACGACTGAGTCCTGAATTTCTTCAACCTGTGCTATGGCAGAATCAACCGGCTGTTGGACGACAGTATCGATCTGTACGATTTCCAAAGTGTCTTTTTCCGCAGGTCCAGGGGATTTTTGTGCAGGCCTTGAGGCTTTACACGCACTGAATACCACTGCTATAGCCAACAACAGACATGAATATTTCAGAAAAGTGTATATCATATTATTAATCACGGGGGCGCAAAAATAAGGTAAGATTAATAAAAATCTAAAGTTCAAAGAATTAAAGTCTACAGCTTTTTTTAGAAAAGTAGTTACAGTAAAAATTTGAAATATATTATTATGCAATTAAGCCTGCGTATCCGGTCGGCTGATTCGTCAGGTTTCCAGCCTGTTTTTTATCTCCTTAACTACCTGGTCAAGCTCGTCCCCTGCTTCTTTCAACATTTTTTTGTAATCTCTGTAAGGGTCCTCAGGAAAATCCTTATCCAGTAAATAAATGAGACCCAGTATTCTGGCAACAGGGCCCCGCAGGTTATGGGCGTTGAAATAGGCATACTCCATAAGTCTCTTGTTTTGCTTATTGACCTCACTTGTTCTTTCAAGTACCATCTCCTCAAGCTTGTCATTGATGTTTGTGATTTTTTCGTTATAAGCACTCAACTCTTCTGCCTGTGCTTTTAGTTCTTCAGACTGTTGCAGTATCTCATCCTGCTTTTCTTTGAGCTCAAAATTGAGGCGTTGCTTTACCCTGAGGTTTTTATAGATGTATAAAGAAGTAGCCACCACCAGGATAAGAACAATAATAACAAAGATATTTATATATCGATGCTGTTCAATGATAGCCTCATCTATACGGGCCTGCTTCTCCAGTAACCTGTTTTCCAGTTCACGTTTTTCTGTTTCCAGCTTTACCTGTTCGTTGGCCAGTTGAATATATGATTCCGGGCTATAGATCTGGTTGATTACATCAGTGTACTTCTTTTGGTAGGAGTAGGCCATTTTATAGTTGCCTAATGCTTCATAGGCGGCAGCAACTATTCTGTGGACCTCATCAAACTCTTCTGTGGTAAACCCAAAGGAAGATGCGGTATCAATGGCTCTTGAGCCGGTTTCAACGGCATTTTGGTAGTCGCCTACTTTAAGCTGGGCCTCTGCAAGTGTGCTTAGGGCAAGTACTAACCCTCGCGTAAAGTTAAGCTCCGTATATAATTCCAAACTTTCTTTTGCTTCGCTCAAAGCTTCATGATAGCTACCCGTTAGCAGGTGTGTTTGGGCTTTTCTGCAGATGATATAAGCAGTGGTATTAGATCCGGCCAGGTTATTGGCTACAAGATAGCGAAGAACAGAGTCGTATTTATTTAGTGCATTGCTGTATTCGCCCAACTCTTTATATACGGTTGCAATATTAATAAATGGAGAAGTATAATCAGCGGGAGTACTTAGGTTTACATGTTTGACTGATTGCCGATAGGCTTCCAGCGCTTTATCATAATTCTTTGATATCCGGTATACTTCTCCGATCAGATTCCAGCCTCTTGCCAATGCCTGATGATCTTTTTTTTCCTCATTGAGCGAAAGAAACTGACGCGCATAAGTTAATGCGGTTATATAGTTGGCACTGATATCAAGATGTTGAGCCGCGGCGGCCAGCAGGGTGTTCCCTTCATGAACTGTATTCTTTTGATTGTTGAAAATTTCACGGGCTTCGGAGGTGTAGTGTTCAATTTCACCAGGGCTTTTGGCAAATGCTATCAAAGCATAGTTGCTCAGGGCAACGCCAAAGGTATATTGGTTCTTTTCAGAAATATACAGTGCTTCCTGAGCGTAATTAAGTGCTTTATTTCTGGGGATAAGCGGGGATTGTGACAGTTTTACAAGAATCCTGACTTTGGCGGTATCATATCGGGCGGTTTCAAGTTGATGAAGTAAGACCTGATCGCTTTGGAAAGCGAACGCTTCCGCAAAACAAAAAGAACTGACAATCAGTATTCTTATAATTGAACTCCACCTATGCATTGTATAATTAAGATAATATTAATTTACTTTGATTGCTAGTGAAAACAGAATTTCAGTTTTTATTGTAGATGGAGCTTTAATACTAGTCACCTTGGGGGGGTGATTCCGTTCTCCTGAACTGAAGGTTTTCTATAAGCAGATTCGTCGGATTTACATCAGCAAGGACTTGTATTCCTTCTTTTAACAATGCAAACTGAGCGATTTCCTGCTCAGGGAAATAAATGAAATCCTGTATAAACCGATCACCCTTGCGCAGTTGAATCATTCCGGTACGGCTGGTGACTGGTTGGAGTAACATGCTCCCGGATTTGAGAATAAAAACATCTGGTTGTATCAACAATTCATAATTACTATGGTTAACAATTTTAACCGATAATTTAAGGCTATCGCTAAGTTGATAAGCCTGTAAACTGAGATTGATCCCGGCTGACGAGATCTCTGTATCGTCTGCATGAAGGAAACCTGAGAGACCATTGCTGAGCTGGTAACTCTTCTGTGCCGCAGTATCAACATAGGTGTTATACAAGGTGGTTAGCTTTGTAAGGCCATCATTTTTTTGGTACTGCCGGTAATGCTCTTTGTCAATTTCAAAATTTAGAACCTGATCCAAATTCTCAATTTCAAGTGAATAAGAGAGAGACAGGTCCCCCGGAAGACCCGTTTTTTTGTAAAACCACCTATCATGGACTACATCAAATGGGACTATGTAAGATAGTTCCGGATGGGTAGAATCAGCCGGAATAATTTCTGTTGCATGTGCACGGCCACCTTCATGGGCAATAATGGAGAACATTTCAGGAGAGAACGGAGTATTATATACTTTATCGGTTTGTCTGACATAGATTAGAACTTTTGCCGTCAATGGATTTGCAAAAAGACAGATTTGCATATCGTCCGGTGGCGTTGTGGTCTTATATTCCAATGAATAATCTGAAAATTTGGGATACTTCTGCTGAAAGGAAAGTGCTGAGGTTTCTTTTTCATGGGAAGGCTGGCAGGCAAAGAAAAAGCCTGAGGCAAAAAGTATTGGTATAATGTATCTCATAGGCTAAAAATAACAACCGCCCCGGTATTTTTCAATTTACTATTGAAAACCAGGGCAGTTATCGCACATTATGAAAAAACGTTTACTTTGGTGACCAGATTGTGTAGCTGTTGGGAGGGCACTGTATCTTAACCCATTTTCCGCTTTGCGTTGTTGGCTCCCAGGCGGAGTTACCGGTATAATCCTTTATGGTAGTGCTGCTCCAGTTTGTTTCTACCCATCTTTCCAGCCAGCTGTTCGAGTCGTTCAGGTATACCACCAGTCCCGGAGATCCGTTGCGTCGGGCAACATATTCGTCGTTATCCGCATAAAGGATGGTGGTGGAACCAACAGCTTTATTTCTATGGATCCAAATCAGGTTGTTTAACTTGTTCTTATCCAGCCACTCTTCATAATCGCGGTAGAAAACCGTGGGATATCCTTCATGCGTCATGATGTAGGCATAAGCATGCATTTTATCCCAGATTACATCAGTATCATGATTAGCTACAAATGTAACAGCTTTGGCGGGGTCACGCTTCCAGAGCATATCATCATTGAGTTTGTTGAGGTTGTTGCCGTCAAAGGCTTCGTCCATTCTGTAGTAACAGGCAAAATCAAAGGCGGATGATTTTCTATTGGTAGCATTGACCCAGTTTTGCAGCAGCTGTGCATTGCCATCCCAATATTCACCAACGGCAAAACCTCCTACATTATTCATCCAGTCTCGTACTACCCAACCTCCAAAACCTTTAACATAGTCGAACCGGAAGCCATCAAACCCAATCGTGTTTTTATAGTATTTGCCTACGCCGTCACTTCTTTTCCATAACCAGTCCTGCACATAGGGTACTGAATGGCTCAGGTCAGGGAAGCCACCAAAAATACCTTCGTCGTTATTAGCATAGCCGTTAGGGTGAAAATCATTATAGCTTCTGTAAAACTTGCCTGAAGCGGGGTTAAAGTCTGTATAAGTGTTTGTTCCGGTATATGGGTTTGCCTCAAGGTCGCCACCGCTGTTGTGGTTGATAACGATATCTGCATAGACGTCAATATTAAGGTTATGTGCGGTTGATATCAGGCTTTGTAGCTCACTTTTTGATCCGAAACGTGTCTCAACTGACCCATGTTGATTATAATGACCAAAGTCGAAATAATCTGCGGGGTCGTATCCCATGGAGAACGGGCCGTTCTGAGCCTTTGAAACCGGAGGCAGCCATATGGCAGAAAAGCCTGCAGCATCCCAGGATGCCAGTTTACTTTTTACGGTGTTGTACCAGGTTCCTCCGGCGGGTACATCCCAGTAAAAGGCTTGCATTAGCACGCCACCACCGGGGCCGGGATTCTTAGCATTGAGATCATCGGTTTTGGAGCTTACCGGATCAGGAGTTACCTGCTCACCTTGTCTCTCCCTTTGAATCTCGGGTTCGGTACAGGAAAACAGTAACAAAAGGGCACAATAGTGCCAGTGGTTTTTAATTGTTTTTTTCATAGGTATAAGGGTTTGGTTGAGTCTAAAATTGGTCAGAAAATGATGAATTTTCCTTGAAAAGTAAGGTTAACTAACTAACTGCCAATGACAAGGATACCGCAAACGATTGCAGTAATTTTAGTCAAGGCTAGCCTTGTAAGGTTTAGGAGTAAATCGCGAAAAATTGAAGGAGGTGCGGCTGGTAAAATGATAATATCATGATAAAACTAATTAAAACATAGTGTGTCCTTACTTGTTTTATCTTGTAATAAATATGTGCAATTATATTCAATAAATTATGATTTTAAAAAATGAAGATGGCAATTGTCTATATAAATGGTTGATGTCCTTAGTTCTGTTAGCTGTAGTTTCATCCACGTCACTGGCTCAAAATCCTGTAAAGGTCAGGGATGATTTTTCAAAAGGAGAACTGACATCATTTGTGGAGGCTTATGAAGAGGTGCAAGCCATTCAGCAGGAGAGTGACAGGCAGGTGATGGCCGCCATTGAAGAGGGTGACCTTTCTATGGAAAGATTCAATGAAATACTGGCGCAACAGCAGGACCCGGGTAAAGAATCGGATGCTTCTGCCGGGGAAATGGCGGCTTTTAATGCAGCAGCCCAGTCCATAATTCAAGAGCGTCAGAAGGTTGAGCGGCAAATGGTGGAGGCTATTGAAGAGGAGGGTATTGATATCAATACTTATCAGGAGATCATGGTTGCATATCAGCAAAGCCCGAAAGTTCAGAAGAAGGTTAATAAGATGCTTGAACAGTGAATACGGAGGGCAGATCAGTAGAAGCGGATTAGTGACAGTTTGGAACGAAAACCGTAATAGCTGCTAATCTGTTTTTAACTATGATGGTTTGATAGAAAAGAGGCCATGTCAAAATTTGACACGGCCTCTTTTAATGTTTTTAGATACATATGATCAATCCAGAGGGATAGTTTCCTGTTTTGAAATCTCTATTAGTTTTTCGTATTCATCATTGCTCAGGTCTCGCTGGAAGAAGTTGATAGGATTAATGGGTTTGTAGTTATAAAGCACTTCGTAATGCAGGTGAGGCGCTTCAGAGCGGCCTGTACTGCCCACATAACCAATCACTTGTCCTCTTTTTACACTTTCTCCGCGATTTACAATATATTCTATCAGGTGGGCGTAGCGTGTCTGATAGCCATATCCATGATTTATAAATACAACATTACCGTAAGTTGCCGAGCTGTATGAAGAAGTTATTACCCCATCTCCTGTTGCATACACCGGGGTGCCTGATGGAGCGGTAAAGTCGAGTCCCTCATGATCCTTCCATTGTTTGAGTATCGGGTGGTAGCGTCTGCCGAAGGTAGTGTGTAGTCTTGTAAGTTCCTTATTGTTGATGGGCTGAATGGCTGGTCGGGAGGCCCACATTTTTTCTTTTTCACTGAGGAGGCTGGAGATCTGATCGTAAGATTTACTCTGTATGTAGAGCTTTTTCTTTAGTTTATCCATTTTCTGGAATGTCCCGACTATCATTTCCGACTGCTCCAGGTCCTCTTCCATCAGGCTCTCATACTTATCATGGCCACCTACACCGCCCTCTCTTACCGTTAGCGGGATGGGCTCGGTATCTAATATTACCCTGTAGATCTTGTCGTCTTTAAATTCAAGCTCGTCAGCGTGGTCATATGCTCTTTGAAGTTCATCATTAAGCAGGTTCCATTCTACTTTTAAGTCCTGATTTTTGGCCAGAAGGGTAGATTCTTTAATAGGGGTAAAGTTGGTTCTATACAAATAGATAAGCCCTGATGCAAGTACTATTGACACACTGAGAAACCCCATAATATTCATAAAAACAGCTTTTTTAGAAGCTTTTATTGGCTCATATTTGCAGGTTTCGGTGTTATAATAATATCGTATTTTAGCCATC
This region of Fulvivirga ulvae genomic DNA includes:
- a CDS encoding tetratricopeptide repeat protein → MRKIMIVAVGLILSVTSYGQTAAEFTDKGKKLYEQREYMQAVINYNKAIEIDPNYAQAYYMRGKIKEAFEDIHGAMKDFNTAIEKNTKYSEAYFARGNIKYRLQDYYGAIEDYSSTIEMDPNNLDAYYRRGQAKQQLEAYQDAINDCSKIIELNPKNVDAYYLRGVLRLEFGQLQQGCLDLSKAGELGDLKAYDIIREKCNQRIYTTDNDKDN
- a CDS encoding J domain-containing protein, yielding MRDNYYHILGLDNFASQEEIKRAYRLLAKKYHPDKNPGKPDYEEKFKRVNIAHKILTDPVEKLRFDQALEQQRLYTDTPKYSPRQAYYTTEKRRYTPTAWMYARIFIIAFIMAIILIPIGLIYKSSITSYERGIEALEKQEYYQSLNHFERAITTFGGRAVEAGITGSKVSVYNLRSYEQGLYFANRGLEHAEKQVEYAELYFLKALSYKGLGNYTESMKALNAADSLHYPTDSLELQFGLLNAFSLYEYEKGEKNFNYLIERNVHLPTAWFGKAWCLQNQEMYKKAAETYSKVIELNPKHAMSYYYRGMNEISYSDSTAACHDFAKALELGYEKAAILYRYHCE
- the dprA gene encoding DNA-processing protein DprA, encoding MDQNRLAQLALHFIPGIGNFTVKQLVSYAGSAENVFKLPKAKLLKIPGIGPAIAKSILEHRPFSKAEEELIRAEKENTRLLLYSDKDFPQRLKHINNAPSLLYYKGNADLNTAKVVALVGTRNATQYGRDFTAEFIEELKAHNTLIVSGLAYGIDIQAHKCSLKSGLPTVGVMASGIDIIYPALHKETARQMTEHGGILTEHSFGSKPDAPKFPARNRIIAGMADAIVVVEAAKKGGALITAEIANSYSKDVFAVPGDLKSSFSEGCNDLIKTNKAHLLTGIKDLEYIMNWEPSGEGKEKQEPLIDISSLDDEEVLVFSELKKHGNAIAIDNLSWQTQLPVGKLASVLLNLEFKGFVNSLPGKSYKLANSK
- a CDS encoding MerR family transcriptional regulator; the protein is MPYKEKTIEKKYYAIGEVAAMFNVATSLIRFWETEFDIIKPKKNRKGNRQFTKEDIDNVKLIYHLVKERGFTLQGAKDMLKNDSNAVKDKMDMIDSLSKVKEFLQELRQQIP
- a CDS encoding CapA family protein, producing MIYTFLKYSCLLLAIAVVFSACKASRPAQKSPGPAEKDTLEIVQIDTVVQQPVDSAIAQVEEIQDSVVISVHRVLKDTLSIIGVGDIMMGTNYPENWYLPPNHGTQLLAEVDTILRNADVTFGNLEGVILNSGGDAKYCKDPKVCYIFRSPEYLAQNLVHAGFDVMSTANNHAGDFGNPGRKNTMKVLDSLGIKHAGLLTHPYTTFEKEGMRYGFAAFAPNTGTVSINDIANAQKIVAHLDSISDIVIVSFHGGAEGSKYQHVPRKNEYFYGENRGNVYLFAHQVIDAGADIVFGHGPHVTRAVEVYKNRFISYSLGNFCTYARFNLRGDNGLAPIIKVFTDSQGNFIKGEITPVIQLSPGGPSIDPQKRVITRLQQLTEKDFPEVKIKIDDSGIITYIQD
- a CDS encoding alpha-amylase, producing MKKTIKNHWHYCALLLLFSCTEPEIQRERQGEQVTPDPVSSKTDDLNAKNPGPGGGVLMQAFYWDVPAGGTWYNTVKSKLASWDAAGFSAIWLPPVSKAQNGPFSMGYDPADYFDFGHYNQHGSVETRFGSKSELQSLISTAHNLNIDVYADIVINHNSGGDLEANPYTGTNTYTDFNPASGKFYRSYNDFHPNGYANNDEGIFGGFPDLSHSVPYVQDWLWKRSDGVGKYYKNTIGFDGFRFDYVKGFGGWVVRDWMNNVGGFAVGEYWDGNAQLLQNWVNATNRKSSAFDFACYYRMDEAFDGNNLNKLNDDMLWKRDPAKAVTFVANHDTDVIWDKMHAYAYIMTHEGYPTVFYRDYEEWLDKNKLNNLIWIHRNKAVGSTTILYADNDEYVARRNGSPGLVVYLNDSNSWLERWVETNWSSTTIKDYTGNSAWEPTTQSGKWVKIQCPPNSYTIWSPK
- a CDS encoding DUF4168 domain-containing protein, whose product is MSLVLLAVVSSTSLAQNPVKVRDDFSKGELTSFVEAYEEVQAIQQESDRQVMAAIEEGDLSMERFNEILAQQQDPGKESDASAGEMAAFNAAAQSIIQERQKVERQMVEAIEEEGIDINTYQEIMVAYQQSPKVQKKVNKMLEQ
- a CDS encoding M23 family metallopeptidase, which produces MAKIRYYYNTETCKYEPIKASKKAVFMNIMGFLSVSIVLASGLIYLYRTNFTPIKESTLLAKNQDLKVEWNLLNDELQRAYDHADELEFKDDKIYRVILDTEPIPLTVREGGVGGHDKYESLMEEDLEQSEMIVGTFQKMDKLKKKLYIQSKSYDQISSLLSEKEKMWASRPAIQPINNKELTRLHTTFGRRYHPILKQWKDHEGLDFTAPSGTPVYATGDGVITSSYSSATYGNVVFINHGYGYQTRYAHLIEYIVNRGESVKRGQVIGYVGSTGRSEAPHLHYEVLYNYKPINPINFFQRDLSNDEYEKLIEISKQETIPLD